In Desulfobacterales bacterium, the genomic stretch CTCGTTCAGGGCGGCATTCAGTTTAATCGGATCGACGGCCCCCTTTATTCGACCCAGTGTTAAATGACCTTTAAAGGTCCGTTCTTCTTTCTCATAACCCAGCGCTGTTAAATTTTCCGCCAGTGTCCCTTGCAGCGCTTTGAGCCGGGAAACCTGGCCGGCGAGACCCACCCAGATCACCCGCGGATTTTTTATTCCCGGAAAGGCGCCGCCGCCCTTGGCCGACAGGGATATCGGATCATAACCCCGGGCCGATTCGGACAGGGTCCGGTTGATGGGGTCAATTGCTTCAGGATTGATGTCCCCCAGAAACTTCAGCGTCAGATGAATATTCTCCGGCTGCACCCACCGGATCTTCAGTTTAGCGGACTTTAACGTTTTTTGAACATTCCCCAGCCCAGCAATAATATGTTGCGGCAGTTCAATTGCAATAAACGTTCGCATGGGCGCGCCGCTCTTAAACCGGATTTTCGGAACCGGGCAGGGTGAACTGGGGTTCGCCCAGGGTAAAATTACCTTTTTGAATCCAGTCTTTCAAGATTGCGGCAATTTCACGGGCCTTGACCACGCTGGAGAGCGGCACCGTCGGCACTTTTTCTCCCTTGACCGTGATGACGCCGCTTTTCAACTCGGCATAACTCACCCGGCCATAGCTTTTGCCGACACCCATGGGGTAGTCGTTGCCGTAATCAATGACCTGGGTGAAGATGTCTTCGTCCGATACGGCCGTGTATTTAACGATTTCTTCGTTCAGGATGGGGATCGGAATTCCCATCCCCACGGCCAGGGAACAGCCGTAGCCCTGAATGCTGACCCCTTTTAACCACTCGGCGCTCATATTCTTCAGATCGCCCATAACCCAGAGGGTTCCGGCCGGTGAAAGCGGTACGCCTTTTTTCGTCCGTTTAACGGCCGGCTTGTGCTGGGTGCCGTGCCAGGTGACATAACCGGCAGCGCCCCCCAGGAAGATTCGGGTGCCGAGTCCGATGGTTTTGTAAAAGGGATCGTTCAGGAGCGGACTGAGCTGACCCGCCGAGCAATAGTTGGCATTGGCGCCTTTGGGTTTCAAAACCCCCATATACGTATAGATGGTTTTTTGGGTAAAATTGATGGCGCAATTATAGTTCTGATAGCCGTTTCTGGGATTGCACAGGATCGCATTGGGCAGCTTGGCCAGGGAAATTTCTTTTTCAGTCATGCGGTTCGGGTAGCACGACGTTCCGTAGGCGCTGGCCTTTAAATACACTTTCTTAGCTTCCAGCAGGTCCTGGATGACATGGCCGCCGCCATAGTTAAAATCTCCGGGATAAACCTTGTTCAAGGGGTCGTCTTCACAGGGTTCGGTGGCGCCGATATAGCAATCAACGGCTGCCAGGCCGGCATAGGCCGGGACGTTATTGAGCCAGACCTTGGAGGCTTTGAGGGTGGGAACGCTATGGCCGAAGTTGATAAACGCGCCGGATGAGCACATCGGTGCAAATGTGCCGGTGGTGACCACGTCCACCTGTCTGGCGGCTTCGATGGCGCCGTGTTCCCTGACAATGCCGATGATCTCTTCGGCTGTTACGACCACCACCTTGCCGGATTTAATCTTGGCGTTGATTTCCTGATAGGTTTTGTTGATTTTATTTTTTTTCATTCCGGGCTACTCCACACCGAGGGTTGATTTTACCGAACTGATTTTATCGGTAATGTTGTTTTTGATCCAGGCGGCATCCCACCATTCAATCGGGTCGACAAAGGCATGCTGGATCATCATGCCGAAATGGAGGTGATCGCCGCCGGCAAGTCCCGTCACCCCGGTGTTTCCGATAATTTTTCCATTTTCGACCGTTTCACCGCTTTGCACATCCGCACCGCTCAGATGGGAGTACATGCTGAACAGCCCGAAGCCGTGATCGATGACAACGGTCCTGCCGTAGATGCCGATGTCGCCCACAAAGGCAACCTTGCCGCTGTTGGCTGCCGGAACAGGGGAGTGGGCCGTGGAGGCCAGGTCGACGCCAAGGTGCACCTGGCGGTCAATGGTTCGGCCGTTGTAATTGTACGCGCGGTGATCGGCAAACCCCGCCTGCCGGGCCGAGTTCGGCAGCCTCAGAAAATCTCCCGTCCACAACAGATTCGGTTCGGTTGTCCCGGTCGCTTTAATGAGCTCCTGATAGCTGGACTGGCGCAGATCCCGGTTGACTTTCAGGAACTTTTCAGAAAGAGACAGTTCGGCGTTTTGTGCGCCCGGCACATCAAACTCCGGCATCTTCCAGCTCAGGAAGCTGTCCGAAAGCGCGATGACGTCCTTTTTAAAGGATCGTTTGCGGACATAATGCGGAAATCCCGACCGGGCACTGTTGCCGGCAGCGTCGGCAGCAGTGATATAAAATTCGGTCTCCGGCCCCTGGGAATAGTTCAGGGCGAAATAAGCCATATGGATTCTTTTGTCGTTAAAGTTGCCGGGATATCCGGCGAAAAAATTATCACCGATATAAACACCGTTGCGCGGGCAGGGCTCCGTCAAGCTGTATATTACCAGGCCGGCGCCGCCCTGGGAAATATTGTGAAAGCGGGTCAAGACCCGTATTCTGGGCGGTACCGTATCAATGCTGACGTCCTTTTCAACGTACGCTTTATTCCCCTGCATCCAGCCGCGCCAGGAATTGTCCCACAGGGCCAACCGCAAAACCGCCTTGCCGTCGGTGATTCCCAGCTTTTTCGGCTCGATCCGGACGCTGAAGGTGTCCTGCACCACACGACCGCTTCCGGTAATGCCGGGTGAAGGATACTCTTTTTGAAACAGGACGGTTTCTTTACCGTCTTTCAGCAGGCCGACCCAGGCTTTTCGCAAGCCGGTTTTAGCGTCCGTTGCCGTAATGGCGATTTCCTGGGATGGGCCCAGCGACAAGTATCCCGGCTCCAGAACAACCGCCGGATTTGTGCCTTCCAAGCGGGCCAGCATCATCCACACAAGGGGTGCTGCAATAATGAAAGCGCCCAAAGCAATCAGCCACGTTCTAAATTTTATATCTTTAAGTTTCAATATATTATACTCCATTATGATGGATTTAAAATAAATGTGACTAATAACAGCTAAACCGCCTGTAATCAAGGTTTGTTTTTCGTTTCTTGACTTTTCAACAGCCGCACGATAGAACTGATGAAAATTTTCTTTCAGAAACAGTCTGTTAAGCAGCGGTTGACCCGGCGCCTGGCTTCGTAAGACGGGCTTCTATTTTTATGTTTACTATGATCAGCAAGGGTATGAAATGAAGAAAGTAGTACAGATTGACGATATTATCATCGGCGCGGGCGCGCCCCTGGCCCTGATTGCGGGCCCCTGTGTGATTGAAGACCCTGAAACCACCTTAACCATTGCGTCCGCCCTCAAGGACCTGGCCCGGAAGTTAAACTTTCCCTTTATATTCAAGGCGTCTTACGACAAGGCCAATCGGACATCCCTCAATTCCTACCGAGGGCCCGGTTTAAATCGGGGGCTGGAAATACTGGCGCAAATCAAGGCAGAGCTGGGCGTAAAGGTGCTTTCCGATGTCCACACCATTGATGAAATTGGACCGGCCGCAAAGGTGCTGGACATCCTCCAGGTGCCGGCTTTTTTGTGCCGCCAGACGGATTTTATTCTGGAAATTGCCAAAACAGGAAAGCCGATTAATATCAAAAAGGGTCAGTTTCTAGCCCCCTGGGACATTATCAATGTGGCGGAAAAGGCGACTTCGACGGGCAATACGCAGCTGCTGATTACCGAACGGGGGGCCATGTTCGGGTATAACAATCTGGTGGTTGATTTTCGCGGCATCAAGATTATTCAGGACACCGGCTGGCCGGTCATTTTCGACGCCACCCACAGCGTTCAGCTGCCGGGCGGGGCAGGGACCTCCTCCGGCGGACAGCGGGAGTTTGCACCGCTGCTTGCCAGGGCTGCGGTTGCCGCCGGCGCTGACGGCGTATTTTTAGAAGTCCACAGCGATCCGGAGCGGGCGCTCTGCGACGGACCCAATTCCCTGAAGCTGGACACCCTTGAGCTCCTGCTGACGCAGCTTCAGTCGATCCGGGCGGCGTTGGACAGTTGAGGTTGAATAGGTTCATCGGGTTTGCCGGGTTCTTTAAATTTTGTACGCAGAAGATCCTGATGTCCGTTGCAGGTTGTCCGTTGTCTGTTGCGTCCACGGACCACGTGCATTTACAAACGATTCAAGATCGATTTCGGTTATCAAGGAAATGTTGAAACATGCAGCACTGGCAACAACACTTGGACAAACTTAAACGGATCCGGCTGCTGTTGCTGGACGTGGACGGTGTCATGACCGACGGCAGTATCATCTATGTCGCCCAAGACCAGGAGATCAAGCGGTTTCACGTTAGAGACGGCCTGGGGATCCGGCTGGCGATGCGGGCCGGAATTAACGTCGGCGTGGTCACGGGCCGGCAATCGGAGGCCCTCATGAACCGCTGTCGGAACCTGGGGATTGGGTTGATATACGCCGGTGTCAGCGACAAGGCGGCCCTGCTGGACCGGATCGTGGCCCAGACGGCGGTTCAGGCTGAAAACATTGCGTTTGTCGGCGATGATCTGGTGGATTTGCCGCTGATGCAAAAAATCGGGCTGTCTGTCGCGGTGGCCGATGCCCATGAAGTCGTCAAGGCCCATGCCGATCTGATTACATCCGCTCCCGGCGGGGCCGGCGCCGTCAGGGAAATTTGTGAAGCGCTTTTAAAAAGCCAGGGCCATTGGGAGTCTATATTAAAAGAATTTATGTAGCGATGGGATGCAGATTCGGAAAACAAAAATAATCCTGATCCTCTTGATACTGATAGTTGCGGGTGTTGTGGTATCGGTGTTTGTAGATTATCGCAAGGTTCTCGACAAAGTGGATACGTCTTTTTTACCCGATGACACCGGCGTCACTTTGTCCATGAAACGTCTGCGACAGTCGGCAACCCGGGACGGAATAAAGGAGTGGAGCCTGGATGCGGGTTCGGCCCAATTTGTCGACAACAAAAAACAGGCCATATTAAAGGACCTGTCAGTGACATTTTATCCCAAAAATGGGCCGCCGGTATTTGTAACCGCGGATGAGGGCATATTAAAAATAGATTCAAATGATATTGAAGCTTCGGGCAATGTTGTGGTAAAAAGAGAAGGCTACCGACTCGATACCGAAAGTATTCAATACGAACACAGCCGGCGTATGATCCATGCCAGCCGGCCGGTCAAAATTACCGCCGAGGCTTTTGATCTGGCGGCCGATGCAATGTCCTTTGAGTTGGATTCCAAAAAAACCCAGTTCAGGGGTAATGTCCGGGGGACGATTCGTGACCATATTTCCTTGTAAACGATTTATTTTCAGGCTGCTGATGGCGGGTACTGCGGCGCTGGTGCTGACAATTTATTTGGCAAACCAAGGGGAATCAGCGCAGAATTCCGCCCCAATCCCGGATACGGCCGATCAAAAGGAGAAAATACACGTTGTCGCCGATTTGCTGACGACCAACAGTGAAGCCCGTTTTGCTGAATTTGTCGGGAATGTACGGGCGACCCAGGGGGATACGGTGATTACATCCGACCGGCTTAAAATATTTTATACGGAAAGAGCGGCGGAGTCAAAGAATTCTCCTGCCGGTGAAGACGCCATTAAAAGGATCGTTGCAACCGGAAACGTAAAGATTTCTTTTGACAACAGAGTTGCGACGGCTCAGGAGGCCGTTTATAATACCGAGTCGAAGATCATGGTATTATCCGGACCCCAATCGAAAATAACCAGCGGGACCGATTCCATCACGGGTGAAAAGATTACTTACAACCGGGCCGATGGCCGGATTACGGTTGAAAGCGGCCGCAATTCCCGCGTGGAAGCCGTCTTTCACTCCGGTGGCGGCGGCATTCGCTGACCTGCTGAAAAATAGTGAACCTTCGCTTTTGGATGTATTTGTGGTTTTGGGTTTAGATATTCGAATTTCAGATTTGTCCCGGCTGCTGATCAGCCTGAAACTTTAGGTTATATGATGGCAAAATTGACACTTGAAAATCTAATGAAGCGTTACCGGGGCCGGCAGGTCGTCGATTCCGTCAGCCTGAATATTGCCAGTGGCGACGTTGTCGGGCTGTTGGGGCCCAACGGTGCGGGCAAAACCACGACTTTTTATATGACCGTCGGTATGGTAAAGCCGGACGGCGGTCACGTATTTTTAAACGACGAGAACATCACGGATTGTCCGATGTATCTGCGGGCGCAGAAGGGGGTCGGATATTTGCCCCAAGAGGCGTCTGTCTTCCGGAAATTGACGGTTGAACAGAACATCATGGCGATCCTGGAGATTCTTTCCATTTCCAGGGCGGAACAAAAAGAGCGGGCCGGTCGGCTCTTGACGGAGCTGGGGATCCGGCATCTGGCCGATCAAAGGGCCGGCGTTTTGTCCGGCGGTGAACGGCGGCGCTTGGAAATCTCACGTTCCCTGGCCACGGACCCGTCTTTTATTCTGCTGGACGAGCCCTTTGCCGGCATTGATCCACTGGCTGTGAACGACATCCGCATCATCATCAAGCAGCTCAAGAAACGCGGCATCGGGATTCTGATATCCGACCACAATGTCAGGGAAACCCTGGGGGTTTGTGATTCGGCCTACATTTTGAGCGACGGACGGGTCATTGAGTCCGGTCCACCGGAAAAAATCGCCGCCAGCGAAATTGCCCGGCGAATCTATTTGGGCGACGAATTCAGGTTGTGATATGGCGTTTGAACTTCGACAACAACTCAAATTATCCCAGCAGCTGATCATGACACCCCAGCTGCAAATGGCCATTAAGCTGCTGCAGTTGTCACGGCTTGAGCTGGTGGAAACCATCCACCAGGAGTTGGAGGAAAACCCGGCCCTTGAAGAGATCAGCGAGGGAACGCCCGAGGATCAATCCTCGGAGGAAGCTGAAAACCCTCCGGAAATTGAATCGCCCGAACGAGAAGTGACGATCGAGGAAAAAATTATCGAAGATATTGACTGGAGCAATTTTATCGATGAATACAATGCTCCCGGCAAAATCAGCTACGAAACAGAGTCCAAAGAGGCGCCCCGCTTCGAATCTTTCGTGGCCCAGAAAGAATCGTTGAGCGAACACTTGCTCTGGCAGCTGATGATGTCTTTTCCATCCAAGGATGAAAAAGAGATCGGCAGCCTGATTATCGGCAACCTCAATAAGGACGGGTATCTTGAAATGCCGTTTGACGAGCTTGTCCGACAGAGCGGCGCCGCACCCGAAGAAGTCGGCCGGATTTTAACCCTGATGCAGACGTTTAACCCCATCGGGGTATGTGCCAGGGATTTACAGGAATGTCTTCTCATCCAGGCAAAGCATCTGGGTCTTTCCGATACGATCGTATGCGATATCATATCGCAGCACCTCAATCATCTTGAGAACAAAAATTACAAGGCCATTTGCAGCGCGCTGAAAGCGAATATCGATGAAGTCATTTCAGCCGTTGAAGTCATCAAGGGGCTGGAGCCGAGACCCGGCCAGCAATTCAGCGATGAAGAACCCCATTATATTACCCCTGATATCTATGTTTATAAAATGGATGATGAATTTGTCATCGTTATCAACGATGACGGCATGCCGAAACTGCGGGTCAGTTCCTTTTACAGAAACGCCATGAGCGGCGAGGGCAAGGTTAAGGATCAGGCCAAGGAGTATCTCCAGGACAAACTGCGGTCAGCCACCTGGCTGATCCGGAGTATTCATCAGCGACAGAAAACCATTTACCGGGTGATGGAGAGCATCGTGCGGTTTCAAGGCGATTTTTTCGAAAAGGGGATTGCCCACCTTAAACCGATGGTCCTCAGGGACGTCGCCCTGGATATCGGCATGCATGAATCCACCATCAGCAGGGTGACGACCAATAAATACGCCTATACCCCCCAGGGCATTTTTGAATTGAAATATTTTTTTAATAGTTCTATTAGTCGGGTCCACGGCGACGCCATCGCTTCGGCCAGTGTCCAGGACAAAATCAGGCAGATCATTGAAGGCGAGGACCCCCGTAAACCATACAGCGACAGTAAGATAACAGACATTTTAAAGGGTGAGAACATTGACATTGCACGGCGAACTGTCGCAAAATATCGTGAAATGTTAAAAGTCTTACCATCCAGTAAACGCAAACAATATTAAGGAGTAATGAGCATGCAGACATCAGTGACATTTAAGAACCTTGATCCGTCTGACCATTTGAAATCCTATGCAGGCGAAAAGCTTGATCGATTGGATAAATTTCTCGACAACCCGGCAGAGGCCAGCGTGGTGCTTACCATTGAAAAGTTCCGCCACATTGCTGAAATAACCGTCATGGGCGACCGGTTGAACCTGATCGGAAAGGAAGAAACCAACGACATGTATTCCGCCATTGATATGGCGCTGGATAAGCTTGAAAAACAGATTAAAAAAAGCAAACAGAAGATAAGGGCGCGAAGGGGCGGCTCAAAAACCAGCGCCAAAGAGCTGCTGGCCGAGGCTATCGCAACACCCAAGGAAGGTCCGGCAGGGCAGATTAAAATTAAAAATATCGAATACAAGCCCATGGACATCGAAGAAGCGGTGTTGCAGATGAACCTGGTGACAGATAATTTCCTGGTGTTCACCAATGCCCGCACCAATCAGGTCAATGTGCTCTATCGTCGCAAGGATGGAGACTACGGTTTGATTCAGCCCAGCGTTTAAAAAGGTCAAATTCATATGAAGATCTTGGATGTATTGCAAAAAGAAGCGATTTTGCCGGACTTAACCTCCCGGGATAAAAAAGGGGTTATCGAAGAATTGGTCTCTCCTGTGACCCGAATAGCCGATGTCAATCAAGAGGATCTCGTAAGGGTTCTCATGGATCGGGAAAGGCTGGGCAGCACGGGTATCGGCGGCGGTATCGGCATTCCCCATGGCAAACTAAGGGGTCTGGAGTCTCTGATTGTGAGTTTCGGTCTGAGCCGGAAAGGTGTGGATTTTGAATCCATGGATGGTCGTCCGACCCATATTTTTTTCCTTTTGATTACGCCGGAAAATTCAACCGGACTGCATTTAAAGCTGCTGGCTCGGATTTCCAAGATTTTAAAAAACGATTTGTTCAAGGCAAAGCTTCTGAAAGCGGCCGACCGTGACGAAATTTTTGATGCCATCAAGGAAGAGGATGACGAGTTTTAACCTGAATTTTGCATGAAAATTGAAAAATTTAAAGATAATCATTATCACGGGCTTGTCCGGATCCGGTAAAAGCGAGGCGTTGGCTGCATTTGAAGACGCCGGATATTACTGCGTTGACAACATGCCGGTGGCGCTGCTGCCCAAGTTTTTAGAGCTGCCCACTAAACGTTCTCCTGAAATTGCCGGCCTTGTTTTTGTGATGGACCTGCGGGAAACAAATTTTTTATCCAGGTATCCGGGCGTTTTTCAGCACCTGCGGCAGCTGGGCTATGATTTTGATGTCCTTTTTCTGGAGGCGGATGACGAAACACTCTTGCGTCGCTTCAGCCAGACACGGCGGCATCACCCCCTGTCCCAGGGGAAAAGCCTCCTGGACGACATTCGCACCGAAAGGGAACAGCTCAAGGATTTGAGGGTCGCTGCAGCCAAAGTGATCGACACCTCTACCTATAATGTTCATGAGTTCAAAACGGTGATACGCGATATTGCGCGCAAGAACCAAACACGGGCGCCGATGCGAATTCATATCCAGTCGTTCGGCTTTAAGTTCGGGCTTCCCCTTGATGCGGATTTGGTTGTGGATGTCCGCTTTCTGGCAAATCCGTATTTTGTACCGGCGCTCAAACCGCTGGATGGTGAAACCGACGCTGTTAGAGATTACGTGTCCAAAGGGCCGGAAACCCGTGCTTTTTTGGCGAAATATTTGGAATTGCTTGACTATTTGCTGCCGCTGTACGAAAAGGAGGGCAAGTCCTATATTACCATTGCTGTGGGCTGCACCGGGGGTCGGCACCGGTCGGTGGTCATTGCCAGAGCGCTATATGAGCATATTGCGGAGTCCGGAAAACAGGTTGAAATTTTGCACCGGGATATTGCCAACCCATAGCCTGATTTTGGCATGACAATTCATGAAAAGCTGAAAGCATCCAGCTTGTCTAAAATTCAGGCATAACTTGAAACACGGGATTTATGACGGGAAGAGAGTATTTATGATAGGTATCGTTATCGTATCGCATCGCCAGCTCGGAGACGCGCTGATAGATGCGGCTGAATTCATTCTGGGTGAAAAGCCTGCGGCGGTTGCGGCGGTTTCCATCGATTTGAATGAAAGCGTTGATAAGCTCAGGGCAAAAATAATCGACGGCATGAAAGCAGTCGATCAAAAAGCGGGTGTTCTCATTCTGACAGACATGTTCGGCGGGACCCCGTCCAACCTGAGCTATTCATTTCTTGAAGAAGGCCGCGTTGAGGTCATATCCGGCGTCAATCTTCCGATTTTGATCAAGGCGATTAACACCCGCATTGAGATGGATTTGAATAAACTGGCCGACAGCCTGGAAGTTTACGGCAAGACAACCATCCGGCTGGCCAGTGGAATCCTCAAGGGCAACAAGCGGGGTTAGTCTTTTGCTGGGGGTGTTCACTGCGATTACAGAACCGGATATCGACGCCATTCTTCCCATAGAAAGTCATTCTTTTCAGCGGCCCTGGGGGCGCGGGTCTTTTTTAAGTGAACTGGAAATGCCCGGGGCTGAAAATTTAGCCGTTCGCTATACGGACTACGGCGGCCATGAGCGTATCGTTGCATATATTTTTTTCCGGCTGGCGGCGGATGAAATGCATATCCTAAAAATAGCGGTGGCGTCTGAGTGGCGCTGCCAGGGGATTGCTACAGTTTTAATGGAAAAAAGCCTGGCGCTGGCCGAACACAAAGGCGGCAGCGTGGCTTATCTTGAAATGCGGCCCGGGAATACGGCTGCCGTAATGCTGTATCGTAAACTCGGGTTCCGTGTGATTGGCAAGCGCACGAATTATTATTCAGAAACCGGTGAAGATGCACTGGTGATGAGCAAAACAATAAGGGAGGTTGTATGAGC encodes the following:
- the lptC gene encoding LPS export ABC transporter periplasmic protein LptC, with the protein product MQIRKTKIILILLILIVAGVVVSVFVDYRKVLDKVDTSFLPDDTGVTLSMKRLRQSATRDGIKEWSLDAGSAQFVDNKKQAILKDLSVTFYPKNGPPVFVTADEGILKIDSNDIEASGNVVVKREGYRLDTESIQYEHSRRMIHASRPVKITAEAFDLAADAMSFELDSKKTQFRGNVRGTIRDHISL
- the lptA gene encoding lipopolysaccharide transport periplasmic protein LptA; this translates as MTIFPCKRFIFRLLMAGTAALVLTIYLANQGESAQNSAPIPDTADQKEKIHVVADLLTTNSEARFAEFVGNVRATQGDTVITSDRLKIFYTERAAESKNSPAGEDAIKRIVATGNVKISFDNRVATAQEAVYNTESKIMVLSGPQSKITSGTDSITGEKITYNRADGRITVESGRNSRVEAVFHSGGGGIR
- a CDS encoding PTS sugar transporter subunit IIA, which gives rise to MKILDVLQKEAILPDLTSRDKKGVIEELVSPVTRIADVNQEDLVRVLMDRERLGSTGIGGGIGIPHGKLRGLESLIVSFGLSRKGVDFESMDGRPTHIFFLLITPENSTGLHLKLLARISKILKNDLFKAKLLKAADRDEIFDAIKEEDDEF
- the rpoN gene encoding RNA polymerase factor sigma-54, which translates into the protein MAFELRQQLKLSQQLIMTPQLQMAIKLLQLSRLELVETIHQELEENPALEEISEGTPEDQSSEEAENPPEIESPEREVTIEEKIIEDIDWSNFIDEYNAPGKISYETESKEAPRFESFVAQKESLSEHLLWQLMMSFPSKDEKEIGSLIIGNLNKDGYLEMPFDELVRQSGAAPEEVGRILTLMQTFNPIGVCARDLQECLLIQAKHLGLSDTIVCDIISQHLNHLENKNYKAICSALKANIDEVISAVEVIKGLEPRPGQQFSDEEPHYITPDIYVYKMDDEFVIVINDDGMPKLRVSSFYRNAMSGEGKVKDQAKEYLQDKLRSATWLIRSIHQRQKTIYRVMESIVRFQGDFFEKGIAHLKPMVLRDVALDIGMHESTISRVTTNKYAYTPQGIFELKYFFNSSISRVHGDAIASASVQDKIRQIIEGEDPRKPYSDSKITDILKGENIDIARRTVAKYREMLKVLPSSKRKQY
- a CDS encoding homocysteine biosynthesis protein → MKKNKINKTYQEINAKIKSGKVVVVTAEEIIGIVREHGAIEAARQVDVVTTGTFAPMCSSGAFINFGHSVPTLKASKVWLNNVPAYAGLAAVDCYIGATEPCEDDPLNKVYPGDFNYGGGHVIQDLLEAKKVYLKASAYGTSCYPNRMTEKEISLAKLPNAILCNPRNGYQNYNCAINFTQKTIYTYMGVLKPKGANANYCSAGQLSPLLNDPFYKTIGLGTRIFLGGAAGYVTWHGTQHKPAVKRTKKGVPLSPAGTLWVMGDLKNMSAEWLKGVSIQGYGCSLAVGMGIPIPILNEEIVKYTAVSDEDIFTQVIDYGNDYPMGVGKSYGRVSYAELKSGVITVKGEKVPTVPLSSVVKAREIAAILKDWIQKGNFTLGEPQFTLPGSENPV
- the thpR gene encoding RNA 2',3'-cyclic phosphodiesterase; protein product: MRTFIAIELPQHIIAGLGNVQKTLKSAKLKIRWVQPENIHLTLKFLGDINPEAIDPINRTLSESARGYDPISLSAKGGGAFPGIKNPRVIWVGLAGQVSRLKALQGTLAENLTALGYEKEERTFKGHLTLGRIKGAVDPIKLNAALNEVMSFETEPFLVDRIFLFQSDLKPTGPVYTKIASAALAPSL
- a CDS encoding HAD-IIIA family hydrolase, whose translation is MQHWQQHLDKLKRIRLLLLDVDGVMTDGSIIYVAQDQEIKRFHVRDGLGIRLAMRAGINVGVVTGRQSEALMNRCRNLGIGLIYAGVSDKAALLDRIVAQTAVQAENIAFVGDDLVDLPLMQKIGLSVAVADAHEVVKAHADLITSAPGGAGAVREICEALLKSQGHWESILKEFM
- the lptB gene encoding LPS export ABC transporter ATP-binding protein — translated: MAKLTLENLMKRYRGRQVVDSVSLNIASGDVVGLLGPNGAGKTTTFYMTVGMVKPDGGHVFLNDENITDCPMYLRAQKGVGYLPQEASVFRKLTVEQNIMAILEILSISRAEQKERAGRLLTELGIRHLADQRAGVLSGGERRRLEISRSLATDPSFILLDEPFAGIDPLAVNDIRIIIKQLKKRGIGILISDHNVRETLGVCDSAYILSDGRVIESGPPEKIAASEIARRIYLGDEFRL
- a CDS encoding M23 family metallopeptidase produces the protein MKLKDIKFRTWLIALGAFIIAAPLVWMMLARLEGTNPAVVLEPGYLSLGPSQEIAITATDAKTGLRKAWVGLLKDGKETVLFQKEYPSPGITGSGRVVQDTFSVRIEPKKLGITDGKAVLRLALWDNSWRGWMQGNKAYVEKDVSIDTVPPRIRVLTRFHNISQGGAGLVIYSLTEPCPRNGVYIGDNFFAGYPGNFNDKRIHMAYFALNYSQGPETEFYITAADAAGNSARSGFPHYVRKRSFKKDVIALSDSFLSWKMPEFDVPGAQNAELSLSEKFLKVNRDLRQSSYQELIKATGTTEPNLLWTGDFLRLPNSARQAGFADHRAYNYNGRTIDRQVHLGVDLASTAHSPVPAANSGKVAFVGDIGIYGRTVVIDHGFGLFSMYSHLSGADVQSGETVENGKIIGNTGVTGLAGGDHLHFGMMIQHAFVDPIEWWDAAWIKNNITDKISSVKSTLGVE
- the kdsA gene encoding 3-deoxy-8-phosphooctulonate synthase; its protein translation is MKKVVQIDDIIIGAGAPLALIAGPCVIEDPETTLTIASALKDLARKLNFPFIFKASYDKANRTSLNSYRGPGLNRGLEILAQIKAELGVKVLSDVHTIDEIGPAAKVLDILQVPAFLCRQTDFILEIAKTGKPINIKKGQFLAPWDIINVAEKATSTGNTQLLITERGAMFGYNNLVVDFRGIKIIQDTGWPVIFDATHSVQLPGGAGTSSGGQREFAPLLARAAVAAGADGVFLEVHSDPERALCDGPNSLKLDTLELLLTQLQSIRAALDS
- the rimI gene encoding ribosomal protein S18-alanine N-acetyltransferase, with protein sequence MESSRATSGVSLLLGVFTAITEPDIDAILPIESHSFQRPWGRGSFLSELEMPGAENLAVRYTDYGGHERIVAYIFFRLAADEMHILKIAVASEWRCQGIATVLMEKSLALAEHKGGSVAYLEMRPGNTAAVMLYRKLGFRVIGKRTNYYSETGEDALVMSKTIREVV
- a CDS encoding PTS fructose transporter subunit IIA, with protein sequence MIGIVIVSHRQLGDALIDAAEFILGEKPAAVAAVSIDLNESVDKLRAKIIDGMKAVDQKAGVLILTDMFGGTPSNLSYSFLEEGRVEVISGVNLPILIKAINTRIEMDLNKLADSLEVYGKTTIRLASGILKGNKRG
- the rapZ gene encoding RNase adapter RapZ, yielding MKNLKIIIITGLSGSGKSEALAAFEDAGYYCVDNMPVALLPKFLELPTKRSPEIAGLVFVMDLRETNFLSRYPGVFQHLRQLGYDFDVLFLEADDETLLRRFSQTRRHHPLSQGKSLLDDIRTEREQLKDLRVAAAKVIDTSTYNVHEFKTVIRDIARKNQTRAPMRIHIQSFGFKFGLPLDADLVVDVRFLANPYFVPALKPLDGETDAVRDYVSKGPETRAFLAKYLELLDYLLPLYEKEGKSYITIAVGCTGGRHRSVVIARALYEHIAESGKQVEILHRDIANP
- the raiA gene encoding ribosome-associated translation inhibitor RaiA, which codes for MQTSVTFKNLDPSDHLKSYAGEKLDRLDKFLDNPAEASVVLTIEKFRHIAEITVMGDRLNLIGKEETNDMYSAIDMALDKLEKQIKKSKQKIRARRGGSKTSAKELLAEAIATPKEGPAGQIKIKNIEYKPMDIEEAVLQMNLVTDNFLVFTNARTNQVNVLYRRKDGDYGLIQPSV